CAGGTCGCGCTCGACGGCCGGCCTGAGGGCGTAGGACTCCGACTCCACCGGGTCTCGAAGCACCACCTTCCCGCCAGCCCGCTCGACGAACTCGGCGACGGTCGTCCCGTCGGTCTCGACGACTTCGCCGGGGTCGGGGTCGCCGCCGGTCAGACCGCCGCCGACCGGGACGATCCCGACCGTCGGCCGCTGGCAGACCTCGAGGCGCGTTCGCCCGACAGCGGTACAGAGCGCCGGGTCCGACGGACCGACCCGGTCGCCCGCGACCAGGACCGCTTCGTCGACCGCGACGTCCGCACCGGCCGCGCGAACACCCTCGCTCGGTTCGACGGGAGCGGTGACGGTCAGTTCGGTGTCGGCCACGGTCGAGAGGCCCGTCCCCGGCGCGTCGACCGCCTCGAGGGCGACGACTGCGTCGGCGCCCTCCGGCAGCGGCCGACCGGCGTCGACTCGGATTCCGTCCCCGGGTTCGATGCCGGCGGCCGTCCCGTCGTCGGGGCGCTCGGCGAGCGAGAGCGCGACGGGGTCGCGGTCGGTCGTGCCCTCGGTGTCGGCGGCGCGAACGGCGACGCCGTCGCGGGCGGCCTGATCGAAGCCGGGAACGGGGCGGCGGGCGACGACGGGCGCGGCGACCGTGCGGTCGACGGCGGTGCTGACCGGCAGCGTCTCGGTCCGGTCGATCGGGGAGACGAGTTCGTCGAGGCGCTCGCGGACGGTCGCGAGCGCGGGTGGGTCCGCCGTCGTCCGGCGTCGTTCGTCCATACCCGAGGTTTCGGCGCGCGGCAAATAAGCGGTCGGACGTCGCCGTGGCGGTCGGTCGCCGACGGTCGACCCGCCGCGGTCGGGCGGGTGCGACCGCGGGGTTTAACGCCGTCGCATCCTTAGCCACGGTTATGTCAACGTTGCGTGATGCGCTCCGAGACCTGCCCGACGCGGTGTTCGCGGACGTGTTGGAGAGCGACGACGCGTACCTGCTGGTGCTGGACCTGCCGGGCGCGGCCGAGGCGACGGTCGACGCGGCGGTCGAAGGCAGTCGGCTGCGCATCGAGGCGCGCCGCGAGAAGGACGTGCCCGCCGACTTCGACTACGTCTCGGAGGAGCGCTCGCTGTTTCTCGACGTCGAACTGCCGCTCCCGCCGGGCGTGACCGGCGCGGGCGCCGCCGGCTCCATCGACCGGGGCGTCCTCGAACTCGAACTGCCGAAGGCGGAGGCCGCGCCGGAGACACAGATCCCGATCGACGAGTAGCCATTCACGTGAATCCACGCGCCTACTGGCGGTTCGTCGTCGTCACGTGGCAGTTTCTGCCGTTGCTGGTCGCGTACACGCGGGACCGCAACCGGTTTCTCTTCTTCGGCAGGGGTCGGTCGGTCTCCTCGGAGACCCGCCGCGAGCGAGCGCGGGTCCTGCTGGACACGCTCCTGACGCTCGGGCCGACGTTCATCAAGCTCGGCCAGCTGCTGTCGACGCGGCCGGACGTGCTCCCGCCGGAGTACATCGAGGAGCTCGAAGAGCTACAGGATCGAGTCCCGCCGGCCGACTGGGAGCGCGCTCGCGAAGTACTCGAATCGGAGGTCGGGCCGGTCGAGCAGGCGTTCGACGAGTTCGACACCGAGGCCATCAGCGGGGCCAGCCTGGGCCAGGTGTACTACGCGACGACCGAGGACGGCGAGGTCGCGGTGAAGGTGCGCCGGCCGGGCGTGAAAGGCCTCATCGAGTCGGACCTGCGGGTGATCCGCTGGTCGCTCCCGATCCTGATGTACTTCGTCGACGAGTCGCGCTCGTTCTCGCTGCAGACGCTCGCCGACGAGTTCGACAAAACGATCCGCGAGGAGATGGACTACGGCCGCGAAGCGGAGATGCTCACCGAGATCCGCGGTAACTTCGCCGACGACCCACGGCTCCGGATCCCCGAGGTCGACGAGGCCCGGTCGACGAAGCAGGTGCTCACGATGGAGTACGTACCGGGCACGAAGATCACGAACATCGACGAGCTGGACGACCGCCACCTCGACCGGACGGAACTGGCCGAGACCCTCCAGGAGGCGTACCTCCAGATGATCATCGAGGACGGGGTCTTCCACGCCGACCCCCATCCGGGGAACCTCGCGGTGCAGGACGACGGGACGCTCGTCTTCTACGACTTCGGCATGAGCGGCTACGTCGACCCGTTCATCCAGGACAAGATCGTCGACTTCTACGTCGCCGTCGCCGACCAGGACATCCAGGCGATCCTCGACACGCTCGTCGAGATGGGCACGCTCTCGCCCGAAGCCGACCGCAAAGTGATGGCCGACGTGCTCGAACTCGCCATCGCGGACGCCCGCGGGGAGGACATCGAGCAGTACCGCGTCCAGCAGATCGTCCAGCAGGTCGAGGACACCATCTACGACTTCCCGTTCCGCTTGCCGGCCAACCTCGCGCTCGTCCTCCGGGTCGCGACCGTCGTCGAAGGGGTCTGCGTGACGCTGGACGAGGACTTCGACTTCATCGACGTGGCCACGGGCTATCTCCGCGAGCAGGGCTTCCTCGCCGACACCGCTCGCGAGTACGTCGAGGACCGCGTCGACGAGGTCCAGGAGGCCACGAAGTCCGCGGTGCGGACGCCGCCGAAACTGGAGGAAGTGCTCGACCAGGCCATCAACGAGGACCTGCAGGTCGAAGTCGACATCCGCGACTCCCAGAGCCTCCTCGATCGGATCGCGAAACGGCTCATCTACGGGATGGTGCTGGCCAGCGCCGTCTTCTCCTCGGCCGTCCTCGTCGCCTTCGAGCAGTTCACGGCCGCTGCCGTCGCGGTCGGCTTCACGGTGTTCGTGGGGCTGCTCCTGTTTCTCTCCTTCCGCGACCGCAAAGGCATCCGCGCCCAGCCGCAGTTCACCCGACAGAGCATGCGCGAAGGCGACCGCGAACGGTAGTGACGGCCTGGAGAGTGCAGCGGTGGGGTCGAACCGCCTGGATTTCCGGGGCGGAGACGTTCCGTACCGTTTATACCGGTCGCTCGTTTACGCCGCGGTATGGCAACGAAGCAGGTCGAGGTCCGCGATCTGGACGAGGGCAGCTACGTCATGATCGACGACGTAGCCTGCAAGATCAACGCCTACAGTACGGCCAAGCCCGGCAAACACGGCAGCGCGAAGGCTCGCGTCGAGGCCGAGGGCGTCTTCGACGGCAAGAAGCGCAACCTCTCCCAGCCGGTCGACGCGAAGATCCGCGTCCCGATCATCAACCGCAAGCAGGGGCAGGTCGTCTCGACCTCCGGCGGTGACGAGGCGCAGGTCATGGACCTGGAGACGTTCGACACGTTCACGCTCGCGCTCCCCGACGGGGTCTCGATGGAACCCGACGACGAGATCGAGTACCTCGAGATGGAGTCCCAGCGCAAGATCGTCTGAGGCCCGAGTAGGATGTTCCCCGGCGCGGCCGCCGCGCGGGCCGACGCAGCGTACGCGCTCGTCGGCGCACCGCTCGACGCCTCCACCTCGTTCGAGCCCGGGGCCCGCTTCGGCCCCGACCGCGTCCGGCGGTACGCCGAGGCCTTCGACGACTACGACCACCACACCGACCGGAACTTCTCCGAGTTGGCCGTCTACGACCACGGCGATATCGGCCCCACCGCCGACACCGAGGAGTATCTCACGTTCCTCCGCGGGGCCTGCACCGACTTTCGCGAGGAGGGGGCGGTCCCGCTGCTGGTCGGCGGCGAGCACACGGTGACCGTCGCGGGCGTCCGCGCGGTCGACCCCGACGTGTTCGTCTGTCTCGACGCCCACCTCGATCTCCGGGAGTCGTACGCCGGCGACCCGCTCAGCCACGCGACCGTCACTCGCCACGCCCTCGACGTGGCGGACCGAGCCGTGATCCTGGGCGCGCGCACCGGGAGCGAGGCCGAGTGGGACCGGGCGAGCGAAGCGGACGTTCGCGTCGTACCGCCAGCCGAAGTGACCGACTGGGAACCCGACTTCGACGCCGACGAGTCGGCCTACCTCAGCGTCGATATCGACGGGTTCGACCCGGCCTACGCGCCCGGGACGGGGACGAAGGAACCGTTCGGTATCGAACCGCGGACGGGGCGGCGCGTCGTCCGCGAGGTCGCCCCGCACGCGGCGGGGTTCGACGTCGTCGAGGTCAACGACCGCGACGACGGCCAGGCGGCGACCCTGGCGGCGAAGCTCCTGCGGGCGTTCGTCTACAGTCACGCGGCGGATCGATAGGGGGTGCGAATCGGGCCGTTCCCGCCGCCGGTTCGCGGCCCGCTCCGACCGTCGGCACCGACTGTTTTACGTCGGCCGAGATACACGGTGGGGGCATGGACCGACTCTCGTCCTGTTACTTCTGTGGCGCCGCCCTGGACGCCACGCTCGAAGAGCATCCCGTGGTCCCCGCCGCGCTCCACCCGGGGACCGAGACTCAGAAGACGGTCGTCCTCTGTCGCACCTGCCGGCGGAAGCTCGACGCCGTCCTCGACACCGTCGTCGACGCGGTCGAAGCCAACGCCGGTGACGTCACCGCCGGGTCCGGCTCAGGGGGGGCGGCGGGCTCGGACGGATCGACGGGTTCGGGCGACTCGACGGCTGGGGCTGGCGCCTCGGAGGGGGACATCGAATCGACGCTCGGCGACGACGACGAGATCCTGTCGCCGCTGGGCGACGAGGAGCCGACCGCCGAGGAGGCCGCCGAGGCCTCGGACATGGAGTTCGGCGACGACCGCGCGGCCGACGACGAGTCCGATTCCGAGAGCGAGTCCGAGGACAGCGACGGCGAGTCGAAAGCGCGCAAGTACACCCGTTCGCGGGGCGCGGGCTTCCGCAAGGAGGACGACGGCCCGACCGAGACGGGGTCGCTCACCGGAGGCTCCTTTGACGCCGAGGACGAGGAGGACGACACCGACTCGAGGTCGCTGACCGGCGACGCGTTCTCCGACGACGGTGACGACGCTCGCTCCGCCGGAACGGACGGCTCGACCGCCGAGTCGACGGGCGATCCGCTGGCGAACGGGTCCTCGGACGGATCCGCCCAGACCCCGTCGGACGAATCCGGTGGCGACGCCGGGTCGGCCGACGAGTCGGGCGGGTCGTCCGGCGACGGGTCGGACTCGGGCGAGAGCGGCGGCGACCACCGCGTCTCGATGAGCCGCCTGGAGAACACGAAGGTGATGCGCCTGCTGGAGAACCGCGAGTTCCCGGTCGAAAAGGCCGAATTCGTCACCGTTGCGGCCAACGCTTACCAGGTCTCCCAGAGCGACTGCGAGAAGGTGATCGACCTGGCGGTCGAGCACGACCTCCTGCGCGAGGAGAACGGGCAGCTCTACGGCGGCGACCCCTGACATCGGCGCCACGGTCCCCCTTTGCTCCGAACGTCACGTTTCGACGCGCTTTCCGAACCCACAACGAATAGGGGCGCCTCGGTCGAACGGGCGGGCATGGACCTCTCGACAGTCTGCGAGCGCTACGACGAGCGGCTCTCGCCCGGCGAGTACGCCGACGTGGACGCCAGCGCCAACGGCCTCCAGGTCGGTCCCGACGAGGCCGACGTGGAGACGGTCGCGTTCGCCGTCGACGCCGCCGGTGCGACGATCGACGCGGCACTCGACCGCGGCGCGGATCTCCTGGTCGTCCACCACGGGCTCTCCTGGGGCGGCATCGACCGCGTCACCGGCCTCGACTACGACCGCATCGCGCCCCTGATCGAGTCGGACCTCGCGCTGTACGCGATGCACCTTCCGCTCGACGGCCACGACGACCTCGGCAACGCCGCCGGCGTCGCCGACCTGCTCGGGCTCGAAGCCCGCGAACCGTTCGGCGAGATCGGCCCGGTCACCATCGGCCAGCGCGGACGGGCCCCGGAGCCGTTCTCGCCCGACGGATTGGCGTCGCTGCTCGAATCGGAGCTGGACACCGGCGGCGAGGGCGTCCAGCACTTCGCCTTCGGGCCCGACGAGATCGAGGACGTGGCGGTCGTCACCGGCGGCAGCGCCGACTGGCTCGAAGAAGCCATCGACGCCGGCGTCGACGCGTTCGTCACCGGGGAGGGGAAAGGGAAGGTGTACCACCAGGCCCGCGACGCCGGCGTGAACGTCTTCCTCGGCGGCCACTACGCCACCGAGACCTTCGGCGTGCAGGCGCTGCAGGACCTCGCCGAGGAGTGGGGCCTGGAGACGACGTACGTCGACCACCCGACCGGGCTCTGAACGGGTCGACCCCGGTTGCGCGACGACGGTTGCGAGGGGATCGCAGGCCACCGGTATTCTCAAACCCTTCCGCCTCGGACCGGGCCGTATGCCTATCGAGGTCGAGGGCGCGTCGACGACGGCGCGCGTGATGGTCGACGACGAGTCGCTGGTCGAGGAGAACTGCCTGTCCCAGATCCGGGACCTCGTCGACCACGAGGCGTTCACCGAGCCGGTCCGGATCATGCCCGACACGCACTGGGGTGCGGGCGCGCCGATCGGCTTCGCCATGCCGTTGGCCGGCCGGGTCGTCCCGAACGTCGTCGGCGTCGACGTGGGCTGCGGGATGGCCGCGACGAACCTCGGCCCCGAACTACCGCTGGAACACGACGAGCGCGAGCGCCTGGTCCGCGAGGCCGTCCCGACCGGGCGGTCGGTCCACGACTACGACGACGCTCCCCACCTGGTCGAGCGGTTCCCCTTCGAGCGGGCCGACGACGTGTTCGACCGCTTCGAGACGGCCTACCGCGACCGGTTCGACCGCGCCGTCGACCCCATCGAGTTCGACTTCGACGGCTACGACGGCGACTACTTCGAGTCGCTGTGCGAGCGCGTCCTCGCCGACCAGGCCCAGGGGATGGGCTACGTCATCGAGAGCGCCGGCACCCTCGGCGGCGGCAACCACTTCGTCGAGTTCGCCCGCGCACAGGCGTCGGGCGACTACTGGCTGGTACTCCACAGCGGGTCGCGCTACCTCGGCAAGGCCGTCGCCGAGTACTGGCAGCACAGGGCCAACAGCTACCGCAACACCGACGCGATCCGCGAGGCCGTTCCCGACGAACTGACCGAGTACCTGAAGTCCGACCCCGAGACCGTCGCCGACGCCGACTGCTTCGAGTGGGTCACCGGCGGCAAGGGGGAGTCCCACCTCCGGAAGGACCGCATCCGCGCGGACTTCGAGGGGCGCCGCATCGAGGAGGTCTTCGACACGCTCGGCGACCTGCGGCCCGAGACGGGCCGCGACAGCGACCTCGACTACCTCGACGGTCGGGAGGCCCACGGCTACCACGTCGACATGCTGTTCGCCCAGCAGTACGCCCGCTGGAACCGGGAGCTGATGAGCGACGCCATCTGCGAGACGCTGGGCGTCGAGCCCGTCGAGCGGTTCCAGTCGGTCCACAACTACATCGACTTCGAGGATCTGACCATCCGGAAGGGCGCGACGCCCGCCCGCGAGGGGCAGCGACTGGTCGTGCCGTTCAACATGGCCGAGGGGTCGGTGCTGGCCCGCGGGAAGGGCAACGACGAGTACCACCGGACCGCACCCCACGGCGCGGGCCGCGTGATGGGTCGGCGGCAAGCCCACGAGGAGCTGTCGGTCGATGCGTTCGCCGACGCCATGGACGGGATCTACTCCGAGTCGGTCGGCGAGGCGACGCTGGACGAGGCCCCGATGGCCTACAAGTCCGCCGAGCGCATCGCCGCGGCGCTGGCCCCGACCGCCGAAGTCGAGGACCGGCTCGAGGTCGTCCACAATCTCAAGGCCACGGATTGACCGCCGGATCGGACACCGGAGCGGCGGTCCGTCAGTCGACGCGGTTCCGTTCTATCAGCGGGACGATCCGCTCACGAACGACGGTCGCATCGACGCGGTTCCAGCCGCGTATCGAGACGCCGCTGCCGAGTATCACTCGCCGTCGGCCGAGACCGACAGTTCGAACCACCAGTCGACGACGGTCGGGCCAGAGTCCGTCCCCTCCTCCTCGGCGGCTTCGTCCCACAGCGCGACCGACGCGTCGAACCGGTAGGTCCCCGGTCGAAGGTAACCGTCGACCGTGTAGTCGTCCCATACCTCGTAGGTGGTCGCGACCGTATCGTCCGATTCGAAGGGGTATCGTCCGCAGCCGTAGCCGTCGAAGCCGACGCTGTCGCGCGGCGGGCGGTCGCGCGTCCAGCACTCGCCAGCGCGGTCGGTCGGCGCGTCGCCCACCCGGTAGAGCCAGAGCCCGTTCGGCTCGCTCCGGCCCGCCCCTCGGTTCAGGATGTGGCAGCGACCGTCGTCGATGACGTCGATCTCGCGGTCCGGTCCGTCGTTTCCCAACCCGACGGTCACCCGCGCCGGCGCCTCCGCGGTCGACCGTCCTCGTTCGATCGTGACGGTCGCCGAGAACTGTGCCTCGTCGGAGGCCGTCGCCGACCCCGCGAGTTCGACGCGGCGGGGCTCGGGTGACTCACAGGTCGGCTGGGTCTCGGTCTCCGAGTCCGTCCGCTCCGGCGACCCCACCGTTCGACAGCCGGCGAGCGCGGCCGAGGCACCCAGCGAAGCGAGGACCGTTCGTCGTCGCACACCGCCCGGTTCCGGTTCGACCGGTATAGGCTTCCGGGGACACCGACCGATTCGACCCGTGCGCCGCGGGCCGCCGTGGTACTACCCCTCACCCGATACGTACAGTGTGAAACTGTCGCACGACGCTCGAAACGGCCGAAAACCGGCGATCGGACGTATTCGATTGGAAACGCTTTAGCCCGACGCTCGGATACTGCGGGCAATGAGTTACCGCATCGGACTCGTCGGCAAGCCCTCGGTGGGCAAGTCGACGCTGTTCAACGCCGCGACGATGAACGACGTGCCGGAGGGCGCCTATCCGTTCACGACGATCGACCCGAGCGTCGGCGAGGCGTACGTCCGCGTCGACTGCGCCGCCCCGGAGTTCGACCACTCCTGTACGCCGAACACGGGCTACTGCGAGGCGGGCAAACGGTTCGTCCCGACCAAACTCGTCGACGTGGCCGGCCTCGTCCCCGGCGCCCACGAGGGGCGCGGGCTGGGCAACCAGTTCCTCTCGGACCTGAACGAGACCGACGTCCTGGTCCACGTCGTCGACTTCTCCGGCGAGACCGACATCGAGGGCGAGGCGACCGAGGACCACGACCCCCGCGAGGACATCGACTTCCTCGAAGCGGAACTTGACATGTGGTACCTCGACATCCTCGAGAAAGGCATCGAGCGGTACAGTTCGGGGTATCACGGCCAGGATCGCGACATCGAGGTCGACCTGGCCGAGCAGATGAGCGCGTTCGGTATCGGAGAGGACGCGATGAAGCAGGTCATCCTCTCGCAGGGCCTCGATCTCGACCCCGACGAGTGGGAAGAGTCGGACCGCGAGGCGCTCGCCCGCGAGATCCGCCTGCGGACGAAGCCGATGGTCGTCGCCGCGAACAAGATGGACAAGCCGGTCGCCCAGGACAACTACGACGAGATCACGAGCGACGACGACTACGACCACCTGACGTTCGTCCCCGTCTCGGCTCACGCCGAGAAGGCGCTCAAGTCCGCCGACGAGCAGGGCGTCGTCGACTACCGCCCCGGCGACTCGGACTTCGAGATCGTCGACGACGTGAGCGGCGAGCAGGAGGCAGGGCTCGAACAGAT
This DNA window, taken from Halosimplex litoreum, encodes the following:
- a CDS encoding molybdopterin molybdotransferase MoeA; translated protein: MDERRRTTADPPALATVRERLDELVSPIDRTETLPVSTAVDRTVAAPVVARRPVPGFDQAARDGVAVRAADTEGTTDRDPVALSLAERPDDGTAAGIEPGDGIRVDAGRPLPEGADAVVALEAVDAPGTGLSTVADTELTVTAPVEPSEGVRAAGADVAVDEAVLVAGDRVGPSDPALCTAVGRTRLEVCQRPTVGIVPVGGGLTGGDPDPGEVVETDGTTVAEFVERAGGKVVLRDPVESESYALRPAVERDLTKDLIVTVGGTGAGESDRIVGVVERLGEVLVDGVAADPAGTTALSVVRERPVLSVPGDPVAAFVATTRLVAPAVARLAGREPPEPRTLGAELGAPVESERGIESVHPVALEGDRRGTAVPTARPVADEPLSTLARADGWVAVEPERGRLAAGETVSVERWEASI
- a CDS encoding Hsp20/alpha crystallin family protein, giving the protein MSTLRDALRDLPDAVFADVLESDDAYLLVLDLPGAAEATVDAAVEGSRLRIEARREKDVPADFDYVSEERSLFLDVELPLPPGVTGAGAAGSIDRGVLELELPKAEAAPETQIPIDE
- a CDS encoding ABC1 kinase family protein; protein product: MNPRAYWRFVVVTWQFLPLLVAYTRDRNRFLFFGRGRSVSSETRRERARVLLDTLLTLGPTFIKLGQLLSTRPDVLPPEYIEELEELQDRVPPADWERAREVLESEVGPVEQAFDEFDTEAISGASLGQVYYATTEDGEVAVKVRRPGVKGLIESDLRVIRWSLPILMYFVDESRSFSLQTLADEFDKTIREEMDYGREAEMLTEIRGNFADDPRLRIPEVDEARSTKQVLTMEYVPGTKITNIDELDDRHLDRTELAETLQEAYLQMIIEDGVFHADPHPGNLAVQDDGTLVFYDFGMSGYVDPFIQDKIVDFYVAVADQDIQAILDTLVEMGTLSPEADRKVMADVLELAIADARGEDIEQYRVQQIVQQVEDTIYDFPFRLPANLALVLRVATVVEGVCVTLDEDFDFIDVATGYLREQGFLADTAREYVEDRVDEVQEATKSAVRTPPKLEEVLDQAINEDLQVEVDIRDSQSLLDRIAKRLIYGMVLASAVFSSAVLVAFEQFTAAAVAVGFTVFVGLLLFLSFRDRKGIRAQPQFTRQSMREGDRER
- a CDS encoding translation initiation factor IF-5A — protein: MATKQVEVRDLDEGSYVMIDDVACKINAYSTAKPGKHGSAKARVEAEGVFDGKKRNLSQPVDAKIRVPIINRKQGQVVSTSGGDEAQVMDLETFDTFTLALPDGVSMEPDDEIEYLEMESQRKIV
- the speB gene encoding agmatinase, whose product is MFPGAAAARADAAYALVGAPLDASTSFEPGARFGPDRVRRYAEAFDDYDHHTDRNFSELAVYDHGDIGPTADTEEYLTFLRGACTDFREEGAVPLLVGGEHTVTVAGVRAVDPDVFVCLDAHLDLRESYAGDPLSHATVTRHALDVADRAVILGARTGSEAEWDRASEADVRVVPPAEVTDWEPDFDADESAYLSVDIDGFDPAYAPGTGTKEPFGIEPRTGRRVVREVAPHAAGFDVVEVNDRDDGQAATLAAKLLRAFVYSHAADR
- a CDS encoding Nif3-like dinuclear metal center hexameric protein — its product is MDLSTVCERYDERLSPGEYADVDASANGLQVGPDEADVETVAFAVDAAGATIDAALDRGADLLVVHHGLSWGGIDRVTGLDYDRIAPLIESDLALYAMHLPLDGHDDLGNAAGVADLLGLEAREPFGEIGPVTIGQRGRAPEPFSPDGLASLLESELDTGGEGVQHFAFGPDEIEDVAVVTGGSADWLEEAIDAGVDAFVTGEGKGKVYHQARDAGVNVFLGGHYATETFGVQALQDLAEEWGLETTYVDHPTGL
- a CDS encoding RtcB family protein — its product is MPIEVEGASTTARVMVDDESLVEENCLSQIRDLVDHEAFTEPVRIMPDTHWGAGAPIGFAMPLAGRVVPNVVGVDVGCGMAATNLGPELPLEHDERERLVREAVPTGRSVHDYDDAPHLVERFPFERADDVFDRFETAYRDRFDRAVDPIEFDFDGYDGDYFESLCERVLADQAQGMGYVIESAGTLGGGNHFVEFARAQASGDYWLVLHSGSRYLGKAVAEYWQHRANSYRNTDAIREAVPDELTEYLKSDPETVADADCFEWVTGGKGESHLRKDRIRADFEGRRIEEVFDTLGDLRPETGRDSDLDYLDGREAHGYHVDMLFAQQYARWNRELMSDAICETLGVEPVERFQSVHNYIDFEDLTIRKGATPAREGQRLVVPFNMAEGSVLARGKGNDEYHRTAPHGAGRVMGRRQAHEELSVDAFADAMDGIYSESVGEATLDEAPMAYKSAERIAAALAPTAEVEDRLEVVHNLKATD
- a CDS encoding redox-regulated ATPase YchF, encoding MSYRIGLVGKPSVGKSTLFNAATMNDVPEGAYPFTTIDPSVGEAYVRVDCAAPEFDHSCTPNTGYCEAGKRFVPTKLVDVAGLVPGAHEGRGLGNQFLSDLNETDVLVHVVDFSGETDIEGEATEDHDPREDIDFLEAELDMWYLDILEKGIERYSSGYHGQDRDIEVDLAEQMSAFGIGEDAMKQVILSQGLDLDPDEWEESDREALAREIRLRTKPMVVAANKMDKPVAQDNYDEITSDDDYDHLTFVPVSAHAEKALKSADEQGVVDYRPGDSDFEIVDDVSGEQEAGLEQIREFVTEYEGTGVQRALETALFDVLDAIAVFPGAEKPQEDGTFLQDCFVLPDGSTAEDFAYFLHTDIGEGFLHATDIRSGRQVAADTELDHRDVVEITTTN